Proteins encoded together in one Felis catus isolate Fca126 chromosome B3, F.catus_Fca126_mat1.0, whole genome shotgun sequence window:
- the CHMP4A gene encoding charged multivesicular body protein 4a isoform X4, translating into MRPHPPGSQAEVARSRGEEAGEARVVEMSGLGRLFGRGKKEKGPTPEEAIQKLKETEKILIKKQEFLEQKIQQELQMAKKHGTKNKRAALQALRRKKRFEQQLAQTDGTLSTLEFQREAIENATTNAEVLRTMELAAQGMKKAYQDMDIDKVDELMADITEQQEVAQQISDAISRPVGFDMDEDELLEELEKLEQEELARELLHVGDKEEEPPIKLPGVPSTHLPEEPAPKADEDEEALKQLAEWVS; encoded by the exons ATGAGACCGCACCCGCCCGGGAGCCAGGCGGAAGTTGCAAGAAGCCgcggagaggaggcaggagaggcaagGGTGGTGGAGATGAGTGGTCTCGGCAGACTCTTCGGGAGGG ggaagaaggagaaggggccAACCCCTGAAGAGGCAATACAGAaactgaaggagacagagaagatatTGATCAAGAAACAAGAGTTTCTGGAGCAGAAGATTCAACAGGAgctacaaatggccaagaagcatgGGACCAAGAATAAGAGAG CTGCCCTACAGGCTTTGCGGAGGAAGAAAAGATTCGAACAGCAGCTGGCACAAACCGATGGGACATTATCTACCCTGGAGTTTCAGCGTGAGGCCATTGAGAATGCCACCACCAATGCAGAAGTGCTTCGGACCATGGAGCTTGCTGCCCAAGGCATGAAGAAGGCCTACCAGGACAT GGACATTGACAAGGTGGATGAACTGATGGCCGACATTACAGAACAACAGGAGGTGGCCCAGCAGATCTCAGATGCCATTTCTCGGCCTGTGGGCTTTGATATGGATGAG GATGAACTGTTGGAGGAGCTAGAGAAGCTGGAGCAGGAGGAATTGGCCCGGGAGTTGTTACATGTAGGCGACAAGGAGGAAGAACCCCCCATCAAACTGCCTGGTGTACCTTCCACACATCTACCTGAAGAGCCAG CTCCCAAAGCGGATGAAGATGAAGAAGCACTAAAGCAGTTGGCCGAGTGGGTGTCCTGA
- the TSSK4 gene encoding testis-specific serine/threonine-protein kinase 4 isoform X3: MRKGDTLEVAPPTSAYRSVMEEYGYEVGKVIGNGSYGTVYEAYYTKQKIMVAVKIISKKKASEDYLNKFLPREIQVMKVLRHKYLINFYQAIETTSRVYIILELAQGGDVLEWIQHYGACSEPHAGKWFSQMTLGIAYLHSKGIVHRDLKLENLLLDKWENVKISDFGFAKMVPSNQTVRGSSSYRHMNCFTHLSRTYCGSFAYACPEILLGLPYNPFLSDTWSMGVILYTLVVARLPFDDTNLLKLLKETQKEVTFPPNYSISQECKNLVFQTLCQATKRATILDIIKDPWVLKFQPEQPTHEIRLLEAMCQPPSTTNRHQSLEINT; this comes from the exons ATGCGGAAGGGAGACACCCTGGAGGTAGCACCACCCACCTCAGCCTACCGCTCTGTCATGGAGGAGTATGGTTACGAGGTGGGCAAGGTCATTGGCAATGGCTCCTATGGGACGGTTTATGAGGCTTACTACACAAAGCAGAAGATCATGGTGGCTGTCAAGATCATCTCAAAGAAGAAGGCCTCTGAGGACTACCTTAACAAGTTCCTGCCCCGTGAGATACAG GTAATGAAGGTCCTGCGGCACAAGTACCTCATCAACTTCTATCAGGCCATCGAAACCACATCCCGAGTATACATCATTCTGGAGCTGGCTCAGGGTGGTGACGTCCTTGAATGGATCCAGCACTATGGGGCTTGCTCTGAGCCCCATGCTGGCAAGTGGTTCTCCCAGATGACCCTGGGCATCGCCTACCTGCACAGCAAGGGCATCGTGCACCG GGACTTAAAGTTGGAGAACCTGTTGCTGGACAAGTGGGAGAACGTGAAGATATCGGACTTTGGCTTCGCCAAGATGGTGCCTTCTAACCAGACTGTGCGTGGTAGCTCTTCTTACCGCCATATGAACTGCTTTACCCACCTCAGCCGGACCTACTGTGGCAGCTTTGCTTATGCCTGCCCGGAGATCTTGCTGGGCTTGCCCTACAACCCTTTCCTGTCTGACACCTGGAGCATGGGCGTCATCCTCTACACTCTAGTGGTGGCCCGGCTGCCCTTTGATGACACCAATCTCTTAAAGCTGCTGAAAGAGACTCAAAAGGAGGTCACTTTTCCACCTAACTACTCCATCTCCCAGGAGTGCAAG AACCTGGTCTTCCAGACGCTATGCCAAGCCACCAAGCGTGCCACCATCCTGGACATCATCAAGGATCCTTGGGTGCTCAAGTTCCAGCCTGAGCAACCCACCCATGAGATCAGGCTGCTTGAGGCCATGTGCCAACCCCCCAGCACCACTAATCGGCACCAGTCCTTGGAAATCAATACCTAA
- the CHMP4A gene encoding charged multivesicular body protein 4a isoform X3 has translation MRPHPPGSQAEVARSRGEEAGEARVVEMSGLGRLFGRGKKEKGPTPEEAIQKLKETEKILIKKQEFLEQKIQQELQMAKKHGTKNKRAALQALRRKKRFEQQLAQTDGTLSTLEFQREAIENATTNAEVLRTMELAAQGMKKAYQDMDIDKVDELMADITEQQEVAQQISDAISRPVGFDMDEDELLEELEKLEQEELARELLHVGDKEEEPPIKLPGVPSTHLPEEPASCVPWCGAASAGRKKHIFPICTELL, from the exons ATGAGACCGCACCCGCCCGGGAGCCAGGCGGAAGTTGCAAGAAGCCgcggagaggaggcaggagaggcaagGGTGGTGGAGATGAGTGGTCTCGGCAGACTCTTCGGGAGGG ggaagaaggagaaggggccAACCCCTGAAGAGGCAATACAGAaactgaaggagacagagaagatatTGATCAAGAAACAAGAGTTTCTGGAGCAGAAGATTCAACAGGAgctacaaatggccaagaagcatgGGACCAAGAATAAGAGAG CTGCCCTACAGGCTTTGCGGAGGAAGAAAAGATTCGAACAGCAGCTGGCACAAACCGATGGGACATTATCTACCCTGGAGTTTCAGCGTGAGGCCATTGAGAATGCCACCACCAATGCAGAAGTGCTTCGGACCATGGAGCTTGCTGCCCAAGGCATGAAGAAGGCCTACCAGGACAT GGACATTGACAAGGTGGATGAACTGATGGCCGACATTACAGAACAACAGGAGGTGGCCCAGCAGATCTCAGATGCCATTTCTCGGCCTGTGGGCTTTGATATGGATGAG GATGAACTGTTGGAGGAGCTAGAGAAGCTGGAGCAGGAGGAATTGGCCCGGGAGTTGTTACATGTAGGCGACAAGGAGGAAGAACCCCCCATCAAACTGCCTGGTGTACCTTCCACACATCTACCTGAAGAGCCAG CAAGCTGTGTACCCTGGTGTGGGGCTGCAAGTGCTGGGAGAAAGAAGCACATCTTCCCAATTTGTACAGAGCTGCTCTAG
- the TM9SF1 gene encoding transmembrane 9 superfamily member 1, producing MTVLGHPRSWSYQWLSLLMLLLGTGHEPGVEGVTHYKAGDPVILYVNKVGPYHNPQETYHYYQLPVCCPEKIRHKSLSLGEVLDGDRMAESLYEIRFRENVEKRILCHMQLSSAQVEQLRQAIEELYYFEFVVDDLPIRGFVGYMEESGFLPHSHKIGLWTHLDFHLEFHGDRIIFANVSVRDVKPHSLDGLRPDEFLGLTHTYSVRWSETSVERRSDRRRGDDSGFFPRTLEIHWLSIINSMVLVFLLVGFVAVILMRVLRNDLARYNLDEETTSAGSGDDFDQGDNGWKIIHTDVFRFPPYRGLLCAVLGVGAQFLALGTGIIVMALLGMFNVHRHGAINSAAILLYALTCCISGYVSSHFYRQIGGERWVWNIILTTSLFSVPFFLTWSVVNSVHWANGSTQALPATTILLLLTVWLLVGFPLTVIGGIFGKNNASSFDAPCRTKNIAREIPPQPWYKSTLIHMTVGGFLPFSAISVELYYIFATVWGREQYTLYGILFFVFAILLSVGACISIALTYFQLSGEDYRWWWRSVLSVGSTGLFIFLYSVFYYARRSNMSGAVQTVEFFGYSLLTGYVFFLMLGTISFFSSLKFIRYIYVNLKMD from the exons ATGACAGTCCTAGGGCACCCGCGGAGTTGGAGCTACCAGTGGTTGTCACTTCTGATGCTGCTGCTGGGCACAGGCCATGAGCCTGGGGTGGAAGGTGTGACACACTACAAGGCCGGTGACCCCGTCATTCTATATGTCAACAAAGTGGGACCCTACCACAACCCTCAGGAGACTTACCACTACTATCAGCTTCCGGTCTGCTGCCCTGAGAAGATACGACACAAAAGCCTTAGCCTGGGTGAAGTGTTGGATGGGGACCGAATGGCTGAGTCTTTGTACGAGATACGTTTTCGGGAGAATGTGGAGAAGAGAATCCTGTGCCACATGCAGCTCAGTTCTGCACAG GTGGAGCAACTGCGCCAGGCCATTGAGGAACTGTATTACTTTGAATTTGTAGTGGATGATTTGCCAATCCGTGGCTTTGTGGGCTACATGGAGGAGAGTGGCTTCCTGCCTCACAGCCACAAGATAGGGCTTTGGACCCATCTGGACTTCCACCTAGAATTCCACGGAGACCGAATTATATTTGCCAATGTCTCTGTGCGGGATGTCAAGCCCCACAGCTTAGATGGGTTACGACCTGATGAGTTCTTAGGCCTCACCCACACCTACAGCGTGCGCTGGTCTGAGACTTCAGTGGAACGTCGGAGTGACAGGCGCCGTGGCGATGACAGTGGTTTCTTTCCCCGAACACTGGAAATCCATTGGTTGTCCATCATCAATTCCATGGTGCTTGTGTTTTTACTGGTGGGTTTTGTGGCTGTCATTCTCATGCGTGTGCTTCGAAACGACCTGGCTCGATACAACTTGGATGAGGAGACTACCTCTGCAGGTTCTGGTGATGACTTTGATCAAGGTGACAATGGCTGGAAAATTATCCATACAGATGTCTTCCGCTTCCCTCCATACCGTGgtctgctctgtgctgtgcttGGTGTGGGTGCCCAGTTCCTGGCCCTTGGCACTG GCATTATTGTCATGGCACTGCTGGGCATGTTCAATGTGCACCGTCATGGGGCCATTAACTCGGCAGCCATCTTGTTGTATGCCCTGACCTGCTGCATCTCTGGCTACGTGTCCAGCCACTTCTACCGGCAAATTGGAGGCGAGCGTTGGGTGTGGAACATCATTCTCACCACCAGCCTCTTCTCTG TGCCTTTCTTCCTGACGTGGAGTGTGGTGAACTCAGTGCACTGGGCTAATGGTTCGACACAGGCTCTGCCAGCCACCACCATCCTGCTGCTTCTGACGGTTTGGCTGCTGGTGGGCTTCCCCCTTACTGTCATTGGAGGCATCTTCGGGAAGAACAACGCTAGCTCCTTTGATGCACCTTGTCGCACCAAGAACATCGCCCGGGAAATCCCGCCCCAGCCCTGGTACAAGTCTACGCTCATCCACATGACGGTTGGAGGCTTCCTGCCTTTCAG TGCCATCTCTGTGGAGCTGTACTACATCTTTGCCACAGTATGGGGTCGGGAACAGTACACTTTGTATGGCATCCTCTTCTTTGTCTTCGCCATCCTGCTGAGTGTGGGGGCTTGCATCTCCATTGCACTCACCTACTTCCAGTTGTCTGGGGAGGATTACCGCTGGTGGTGGCGATCTGTGCTGAGTGTTGGCTCCACTGGGCTCTTCATCTTCCTCTACTCGGTTTTCTACTATGCTCGGCGCTCCAACATGTCAGGGGCAGTACAGACAGTAGAGTTTTTTGGCTACTCCTTACTCACTGGTTATGTCTTCTTCCTCATGCTAGGCaccatctcctttttttcttccctaaagtTCATCCGTTATATCTATGTTAACCTCAAGATGGACTAA
- the TSSK4 gene encoding testis-specific serine/threonine-protein kinase 4 isoform X2: MRKGDTLEVAPPTSAYRSVMEEYGYEVGKVIGNGSYGTVYEAYYTKQKIMVAVKIISKKKASEDYLNKFLPREIQVMKVLRHKYLINFYQAIETTSRVYIILELAQGGDVLEWIQHYGACSEPHAGKWFSQMTLGIAYLHSKGIVHRLTPSLSAAGRDLKLENLLLDKWENVKISDFGFAKMVPSNQTVRGSSSYRHMNCFTHLSRTYCGSFAYACPEILLGLPYNPFLSDTWSMGVILYTLVVARLPFDDTNLLKLLKETQKEVTFPPNYSISQECKVQLLIACVAQWEASSAKTSLSPALEPGLPDAMPSHQACHHPGHHQGSLGAQVPA, encoded by the exons ATGCGGAAGGGAGACACCCTGGAGGTAGCACCACCCACCTCAGCCTACCGCTCTGTCATGGAGGAGTATGGTTACGAGGTGGGCAAGGTCATTGGCAATGGCTCCTATGGGACGGTTTATGAGGCTTACTACACAAAGCAGAAGATCATGGTGGCTGTCAAGATCATCTCAAAGAAGAAGGCCTCTGAGGACTACCTTAACAAGTTCCTGCCCCGTGAGATACAG GTAATGAAGGTCCTGCGGCACAAGTACCTCATCAACTTCTATCAGGCCATCGAAACCACATCCCGAGTATACATCATTCTGGAGCTGGCTCAGGGTGGTGACGTCCTTGAATGGATCCAGCACTATGGGGCTTGCTCTGAGCCCCATGCTGGCAAGTGGTTCTCCCAGATGACCCTGGGCATCGCCTACCTGCACAGCAAGGGCATCGTGCACCG CCTGACCCCCAGCCTTTCTGCTGCTGGTAGGGACTTAAAGTTGGAGAACCTGTTGCTGGACAAGTGGGAGAACGTGAAGATATCGGACTTTGGCTTCGCCAAGATGGTGCCTTCTAACCAGACTGTGCGTGGTAGCTCTTCTTACCGCCATATGAACTGCTTTACCCACCTCAGCCGGACCTACTGTGGCAGCTTTGCTTATGCCTGCCCGGAGATCTTGCTGGGCTTGCCCTACAACCCTTTCCTGTCTGACACCTGGAGCATGGGCGTCATCCTCTACACTCTAGTGGTGGCCCGGCTGCCCTTTGATGACACCAATCTCTTAAAGCTGCTGAAAGAGACTCAAAAGGAGGTCACTTTTCCACCTAACTACTCCATCTCCCAGGAGTGCAAG GTCCAACTGCTCATTGCCTGTGTGGCACAATGGGAGGCAAGCTCAGCCAagacctctctctcccctgccctagAACCTGGTCTTCCAGACGCTATGCCAAGCCACCAAGCGTGCCACCATCCTGGACATCATCAAGGATCCTTGGGTGCTCAAGTTCCAGCCTGA
- the CHMP4A gene encoding charged multivesicular body protein 4a isoform X5, which yields MLAKGGIRGKKEKGPTPEEAIQKLKETEKILIKKQEFLEQKIQQELQMAKKHGTKNKRAALQALRRKKRFEQQLAQTDGTLSTLEFQREAIENATTNAEVLRTMELAAQGMKKAYQDMDIDKVDELMADITEQQEVAQQISDAISRPVGFDMDEDELLEELEKLEQEELARELLHVGDKEEEPPIKLPGVPSTHLPEEPASCVPWCGAASAGRKKHIFPICTELL from the exons ATGCTGGCCAAGGGGGGAATCCGAG ggaagaaggagaaggggccAACCCCTGAAGAGGCAATACAGAaactgaaggagacagagaagatatTGATCAAGAAACAAGAGTTTCTGGAGCAGAAGATTCAACAGGAgctacaaatggccaagaagcatgGGACCAAGAATAAGAGAG CTGCCCTACAGGCTTTGCGGAGGAAGAAAAGATTCGAACAGCAGCTGGCACAAACCGATGGGACATTATCTACCCTGGAGTTTCAGCGTGAGGCCATTGAGAATGCCACCACCAATGCAGAAGTGCTTCGGACCATGGAGCTTGCTGCCCAAGGCATGAAGAAGGCCTACCAGGACAT GGACATTGACAAGGTGGATGAACTGATGGCCGACATTACAGAACAACAGGAGGTGGCCCAGCAGATCTCAGATGCCATTTCTCGGCCTGTGGGCTTTGATATGGATGAG GATGAACTGTTGGAGGAGCTAGAGAAGCTGGAGCAGGAGGAATTGGCCCGGGAGTTGTTACATGTAGGCGACAAGGAGGAAGAACCCCCCATCAAACTGCCTGGTGTACCTTCCACACATCTACCTGAAGAGCCAG CAAGCTGTGTACCCTGGTGTGGGGCTGCAAGTGCTGGGAGAAAGAAGCACATCTTCCCAATTTGTACAGAGCTGCTCTAG
- the TSSK4 gene encoding testis-specific serine/threonine-protein kinase 4 isoform X4, whose protein sequence is MRKGDTLEVAPPTSAYRSVMEEYGYEVGKVIGNGSYGTVYEAYYTKQKIMVAVKIISKKKASEDYLNKFLPREIQVMKVLRHKYLINFYQAIETTSRVYIILELAQGGDVLEWIQHYGACSEPHAGKWFSQMTLGIAYLHSKGIVHRDLKLENLLLDKWENVKISDFGFAKMVPSNQTVRGSSSYRHMNCFTHLSRTYCGSFAYACPEILLGLPYNPFLSDTWSMGVILYTLVVARLPFDDTNLLKLLKETQKEVTFPPNYSISQECKVQLLIACVAQWEASSAKTSLSPALEPGLPDAMPSHQACHHPGHHQGSLGAQVPA, encoded by the exons ATGCGGAAGGGAGACACCCTGGAGGTAGCACCACCCACCTCAGCCTACCGCTCTGTCATGGAGGAGTATGGTTACGAGGTGGGCAAGGTCATTGGCAATGGCTCCTATGGGACGGTTTATGAGGCTTACTACACAAAGCAGAAGATCATGGTGGCTGTCAAGATCATCTCAAAGAAGAAGGCCTCTGAGGACTACCTTAACAAGTTCCTGCCCCGTGAGATACAG GTAATGAAGGTCCTGCGGCACAAGTACCTCATCAACTTCTATCAGGCCATCGAAACCACATCCCGAGTATACATCATTCTGGAGCTGGCTCAGGGTGGTGACGTCCTTGAATGGATCCAGCACTATGGGGCTTGCTCTGAGCCCCATGCTGGCAAGTGGTTCTCCCAGATGACCCTGGGCATCGCCTACCTGCACAGCAAGGGCATCGTGCACCG GGACTTAAAGTTGGAGAACCTGTTGCTGGACAAGTGGGAGAACGTGAAGATATCGGACTTTGGCTTCGCCAAGATGGTGCCTTCTAACCAGACTGTGCGTGGTAGCTCTTCTTACCGCCATATGAACTGCTTTACCCACCTCAGCCGGACCTACTGTGGCAGCTTTGCTTATGCCTGCCCGGAGATCTTGCTGGGCTTGCCCTACAACCCTTTCCTGTCTGACACCTGGAGCATGGGCGTCATCCTCTACACTCTAGTGGTGGCCCGGCTGCCCTTTGATGACACCAATCTCTTAAAGCTGCTGAAAGAGACTCAAAAGGAGGTCACTTTTCCACCTAACTACTCCATCTCCCAGGAGTGCAAG GTCCAACTGCTCATTGCCTGTGTGGCACAATGGGAGGCAAGCTCAGCCAagacctctctctcccctgccctagAACCTGGTCTTCCAGACGCTATGCCAAGCCACCAAGCGTGCCACCATCCTGGACATCATCAAGGATCCTTGGGTGCTCAAGTTCCAGCCTGA
- the TSSK4 gene encoding testis-specific serine/threonine-protein kinase 4 isoform X1, whose protein sequence is MRKGDTLEVAPPTSAYRSVMEEYGYEVGKVIGNGSYGTVYEAYYTKQKIMVAVKIISKKKASEDYLNKFLPREIQVMKVLRHKYLINFYQAIETTSRVYIILELAQGGDVLEWIQHYGACSEPHAGKWFSQMTLGIAYLHSKGIVHRLTPSLSAAGRDLKLENLLLDKWENVKISDFGFAKMVPSNQTVRGSSSYRHMNCFTHLSRTYCGSFAYACPEILLGLPYNPFLSDTWSMGVILYTLVVARLPFDDTNLLKLLKETQKEVTFPPNYSISQECKNLVFQTLCQATKRATILDIIKDPWVLKFQPEQPTHEIRLLEAMCQPPSTTNRHQSLEINT, encoded by the exons ATGCGGAAGGGAGACACCCTGGAGGTAGCACCACCCACCTCAGCCTACCGCTCTGTCATGGAGGAGTATGGTTACGAGGTGGGCAAGGTCATTGGCAATGGCTCCTATGGGACGGTTTATGAGGCTTACTACACAAAGCAGAAGATCATGGTGGCTGTCAAGATCATCTCAAAGAAGAAGGCCTCTGAGGACTACCTTAACAAGTTCCTGCCCCGTGAGATACAG GTAATGAAGGTCCTGCGGCACAAGTACCTCATCAACTTCTATCAGGCCATCGAAACCACATCCCGAGTATACATCATTCTGGAGCTGGCTCAGGGTGGTGACGTCCTTGAATGGATCCAGCACTATGGGGCTTGCTCTGAGCCCCATGCTGGCAAGTGGTTCTCCCAGATGACCCTGGGCATCGCCTACCTGCACAGCAAGGGCATCGTGCACCG CCTGACCCCCAGCCTTTCTGCTGCTGGTAGGGACTTAAAGTTGGAGAACCTGTTGCTGGACAAGTGGGAGAACGTGAAGATATCGGACTTTGGCTTCGCCAAGATGGTGCCTTCTAACCAGACTGTGCGTGGTAGCTCTTCTTACCGCCATATGAACTGCTTTACCCACCTCAGCCGGACCTACTGTGGCAGCTTTGCTTATGCCTGCCCGGAGATCTTGCTGGGCTTGCCCTACAACCCTTTCCTGTCTGACACCTGGAGCATGGGCGTCATCCTCTACACTCTAGTGGTGGCCCGGCTGCCCTTTGATGACACCAATCTCTTAAAGCTGCTGAAAGAGACTCAAAAGGAGGTCACTTTTCCACCTAACTACTCCATCTCCCAGGAGTGCAAG AACCTGGTCTTCCAGACGCTATGCCAAGCCACCAAGCGTGCCACCATCCTGGACATCATCAAGGATCCTTGGGTGCTCAAGTTCCAGCCTGAGCAACCCACCCATGAGATCAGGCTGCTTGAGGCCATGTGCCAACCCCCCAGCACCACTAATCGGCACCAGTCCTTGGAAATCAATACCTAA
- the TSSK4 gene encoding testis-specific serine/threonine-protein kinase 4 isoform X5: MGRFMRLTTQSRRSWWLSRSSQRRRPLRTTLTSSCPVRYRFDGSLFRGQVMKVLRHKYLINFYQAIETTSRVYIILELAQGGDVLEWIQHYGACSEPHAGKWFSQMTLGIAYLHSKGIVHRLTPSLSAAGRDLKLENLLLDKWENVKISDFGFAKMVPSNQTVRGSSSYRHMNCFTHLSRTYCGSFAYACPEILLGLPYNPFLSDTWSMGVILYTLVVARLPFDDTNLLKLLKETQKEVTFPPNYSISQECKNLVFQTLCQATKRATILDIIKDPWVLKFQPEQPTHEIRLLEAMCQPPSTTNRHQSLEINT; encoded by the exons ATGGGACGGTTTATGAGGCTTACTACACAAAGCAGAAGATCATGGTGGCTGTCAAGATCATCTCAAAGAAGAAGGCCTCTGAGGACTACCTTAACAAGTTCCTGCCCCGTGAGATACAG GTTTGATGGGTCCCTCTTCCGGGGCCAGGTAATGAAGGTCCTGCGGCACAAGTACCTCATCAACTTCTATCAGGCCATCGAAACCACATCCCGAGTATACATCATTCTGGAGCTGGCTCAGGGTGGTGACGTCCTTGAATGGATCCAGCACTATGGGGCTTGCTCTGAGCCCCATGCTGGCAAGTGGTTCTCCCAGATGACCCTGGGCATCGCCTACCTGCACAGCAAGGGCATCGTGCACCG CCTGACCCCCAGCCTTTCTGCTGCTGGTAGGGACTTAAAGTTGGAGAACCTGTTGCTGGACAAGTGGGAGAACGTGAAGATATCGGACTTTGGCTTCGCCAAGATGGTGCCTTCTAACCAGACTGTGCGTGGTAGCTCTTCTTACCGCCATATGAACTGCTTTACCCACCTCAGCCGGACCTACTGTGGCAGCTTTGCTTATGCCTGCCCGGAGATCTTGCTGGGCTTGCCCTACAACCCTTTCCTGTCTGACACCTGGAGCATGGGCGTCATCCTCTACACTCTAGTGGTGGCCCGGCTGCCCTTTGATGACACCAATCTCTTAAAGCTGCTGAAAGAGACTCAAAAGGAGGTCACTTTTCCACCTAACTACTCCATCTCCCAGGAGTGCAAG AACCTGGTCTTCCAGACGCTATGCCAAGCCACCAAGCGTGCCACCATCCTGGACATCATCAAGGATCCTTGGGTGCTCAAGTTCCAGCCTGAGCAACCCACCCATGAGATCAGGCTGCTTGAGGCCATGTGCCAACCCCCCAGCACCACTAATCGGCACCAGTCCTTGGAAATCAATACCTAA